In the genome of Nonlabens sp. MB-3u-79, one region contains:
- a CDS encoding DUF4293 domain-containing protein, translating to MIQRIQTFYLLLAALVSGVLIWVVEYFLNGEGNEFVGMDESLYFGIFMGSALMSVIAVFLFRNRQLQTVVNRLNLLLNLFILGVYVYQSLMMSGETAVSEKGIGMFIPILSIVLIVLANKAIRKDEQLVKSADRLR from the coding sequence ATGATACAACGCATACAAACTTTTTATTTACTTCTTGCCGCGCTGGTTTCTGGCGTACTCATTTGGGTTGTGGAGTATTTTTTAAATGGAGAAGGAAATGAGTTTGTAGGTATGGATGAAAGTTTGTATTTTGGTATCTTTATGGGAAGCGCATTAATGTCCGTGATCGCGGTGTTTCTTTTTAGAAACAGGCAATTACAGACTGTTGTGAACCGTTTAAATTTGTTATTGAATCTTTTTATACTAGGAGTTTATGTATATCAATCGCTAATGATGTCTGGAGAAACGGCGGTTTCAGAGAAAGGCATTGGGATGTTCATTCCTATCCTATCTATCGTTTTAATCGTCTTGGCTAACAAGGCAATAAGAAAGGATGAACAACTCGTAAAATCTGCTGATCGATTGCGATAA
- a CDS encoding ABC transporter ATP-binding protein: MASTSGNAFNLGVFKRLLSFTRPYRLTYYFVALSAILIAIVAIGMPYLIKVAIDNHIITREFDGLNTIMGIEYGGFIGLMVLMIAVLVAEVLLQLSFIYYANWLGQQVIRDLRLKLFNHMMGFKMQYFDKSAVGKLVTRAVSDIETIASIFSQGLFVIISDLLKMVVVLIFMAYSSWTLTLIALIVMPFILYATRVFQKAMKVAFEEVRSQVSNLNSFVQERVTGMKIVQIFNREKVEYEQFKEINNKHRVAWVKTVWYNSIFFPIAEMASSITIGLIVYIGVVMNIGAEVKMIEIGTIVMFIDLSQKLFRPLRQIADKFNTLQMGMVAANRVFGILDTTSQIEDNGELIASDLQGNIEFKNVDFGYVENELVLKNLSFNVAAGETVAIVGATGAGKSTIINLLSRFYEINSGEILIDSASAKAYQLASLRSQIAVVLQDVFLFADTVLNNITLQNPEITEEDVIQAAKKIGVHKFIMTLPNGYQYNVKERGVMLSSGQRQLIAFLRAYVSNPSVLILDEATSSVDSYSEQLIQDATDIITEGRTSIVIAHRLATIKKADKIIVLDAGEIVEMGTHNELLEKENGYYKNLYEVQFLKQEVA; this comes from the coding sequence ATGGCATCAACTTCAGGTAACGCTTTTAACTTAGGGGTTTTTAAAAGGCTACTGTCTTTTACAAGACCCTACCGACTTACCTATTACTTTGTGGCCCTTAGTGCCATTTTGATAGCTATTGTTGCCATAGGAATGCCTTATTTAATTAAGGTTGCAATAGATAATCACATTATCACGAGAGAATTTGATGGGCTCAACACCATTATGGGTATAGAATATGGCGGTTTTATAGGGCTCATGGTATTGATGATTGCAGTTCTTGTAGCAGAAGTGCTTTTACAACTCAGTTTTATCTATTATGCTAACTGGTTGGGACAGCAAGTGATTAGAGATTTAAGGTTGAAGCTTTTCAATCACATGATGGGGTTCAAAATGCAGTATTTTGATAAAAGTGCTGTAGGGAAATTAGTGACTAGAGCGGTGAGTGATATTGAAACTATTGCTAGTATTTTTTCTCAGGGACTATTTGTGATCATCTCAGACTTATTAAAAATGGTAGTTGTCCTTATTTTTATGGCTTATTCTAGTTGGACACTCACGTTGATAGCATTGATTGTTATGCCGTTCATTCTTTATGCTACTAGAGTTTTTCAAAAAGCAATGAAAGTAGCCTTTGAGGAAGTGCGCAGTCAAGTAAGTAATCTCAATTCTTTTGTTCAAGAACGAGTGACGGGAATGAAGATTGTACAAATCTTCAACCGTGAAAAAGTGGAGTACGAGCAGTTTAAAGAGATCAATAACAAACATAGAGTTGCCTGGGTAAAGACGGTTTGGTACAACTCCATTTTCTTTCCTATTGCAGAGATGGCTTCTAGTATCACCATTGGTCTTATCGTATATATAGGTGTGGTGATGAATATAGGTGCTGAAGTGAAAATGATAGAGATAGGTACCATCGTGATGTTTATTGATCTTTCTCAAAAGCTTTTTAGACCTTTACGACAGATTGCCGATAAATTCAATACCCTACAAATGGGAATGGTGGCTGCAAATCGTGTTTTTGGAATCTTGGATACCACATCTCAAATAGAAGATAATGGGGAATTGATCGCTTCAGATCTTCAAGGGAACATCGAATTTAAAAATGTAGATTTTGGTTATGTAGAAAATGAGTTGGTCTTGAAAAACCTGAGTTTTAATGTAGCTGCAGGAGAAACGGTCGCTATAGTCGGCGCCACTGGAGCAGGGAAATCTACGATCATCAATTTGTTATCTCGTTTCTATGAAATTAACAGTGGAGAGATTTTAATTGATTCCGCTTCCGCGAAAGCGTACCAATTAGCATCACTCAGGTCACAAATAGCTGTGGTGCTGCAAGACGTTTTCTTGTTTGCAGATACTGTTTTAAACAATATTACACTTCAAAATCCAGAAATAACGGAAGAAGATGTGATACAAGCTGCAAAGAAAATAGGGGTTCATAAATTTATCATGACCTTGCCTAATGGCTATCAATACAACGTGAAGGAACGAGGAGTGATGTTGAGTTCTGGACAGCGTCAGTTGATTGCTTTTCTAAGAGCTTATGTGTCTAATCCTAGCGTTTTAATTCTTGATGAAGCCACAAGTTCTGTAGACTCTTATAGTGAGCAATTGATCCAAGATGCTACCGATATCATTACCGAAGGACGTACCTCCATAGTTATCGCTCACCGACTGGCAACCATAAAAAAAGCAGATAAAATTATTGTGTTGGACGCAGGGGAGATCGTAGAAATGGGCACGCACAATGAGCTTCTTGAAA
- the rho gene encoding transcription termination factor Rho, with the protein MFQIADLKSKKLPELQDIAKGLNVPKFKQLRKLDLVYKILDLQASNPEVVKNLDPEVTTPVAITAPETSDNKTNIPPTSDVLKKEPQKREPKPSNEKAPRSESSGTDETSKDKNDRKPREPRPRKETNKPNPRRPRNEKNDTTDNKNESNESEDSKNGNRKDNRNDNNSDKNDSRTSSSSRQKNPRSNSNTNQSNVPKGNKDTRNRYRDPDFEFDGIIESEGVLDMMPDGYGFLRSSDYNYLASPDDIYVSQSQIRLFGLKTGDTVLGMVRPPKEGEKYFPLIKISQINGLDPKVIRDRVAFEHLTPLFPDEKFNLADRRASISTRVMDLFAPIGKGQRGMIVAQPKTGKTMLLKDIANAIAANNPEVYQLILLIDERPEEVTDMQRNVDGEVIASTFDKEAHDHVKVANIVLEKAKRMVECGHDVVILLDSITRLARAYNTVQPASGKVLSGGVDANALHKPKRFFGAARNIEGGGSLSIIATALTETGSKMDEVIFEEFKGTGNMELQLDRNISNRRVFPAIDLTSSSTRRDDLLLDEKTMKHMWILRKYLADMNPVEAMEFISQKMKKTRNNEEFLATMNE; encoded by the coding sequence ATGTTTCAAATAGCTGATTTAAAATCTAAAAAACTTCCTGAATTACAGGATATCGCAAAAGGACTAAATGTTCCGAAATTCAAACAACTGCGAAAACTAGATCTAGTTTACAAAATTCTTGACTTACAAGCTTCCAACCCAGAAGTAGTTAAAAACTTAGATCCTGAAGTCACCACTCCAGTAGCAATCACTGCTCCTGAAACTTCAGATAACAAAACCAACATTCCTCCTACTAGCGATGTTCTTAAAAAAGAACCGCAAAAAAGAGAACCAAAACCTAGCAACGAGAAAGCTCCTAGAAGTGAAAGCTCTGGAACAGACGAGACGAGCAAGGATAAAAATGACAGAAAACCTCGCGAACCTAGACCGAGGAAAGAAACAAACAAGCCGAATCCGCGTAGACCTCGTAACGAGAAAAACGATACAACTGACAATAAGAACGAGAGTAACGAGTCAGAGGATAGTAAAAATGGTAACCGCAAGGATAATCGCAACGATAATAACAGCGATAAAAATGACAGCCGTACGAGCAGCAGCAGCCGTCAAAAAAATCCGCGAAGTAATAGCAATACCAACCAGAGTAACGTGCCAAAAGGTAATAAGGACACTCGCAATCGTTACCGTGACCCAGATTTTGAATTTGACGGTATTATAGAAAGTGAAGGTGTTCTAGACATGATGCCAGACGGTTATGGATTCCTACGCAGTAGTGACTATAATTACCTAGCTAGTCCTGATGACATTTATGTATCCCAATCACAAATCAGACTTTTTGGATTAAAAACTGGAGATACGGTTTTAGGAATGGTACGCCCACCTAAAGAAGGAGAAAAATACTTTCCTTTAATTAAAATATCACAAATCAATGGACTTGATCCTAAGGTAATAAGAGACCGTGTCGCTTTTGAACACTTGACACCTCTTTTTCCAGATGAGAAGTTTAACCTTGCCGACAGACGCGCTAGTATTTCTACTCGTGTTATGGATCTTTTTGCTCCTATAGGTAAAGGACAACGAGGTATGATTGTCGCACAACCTAAAACAGGTAAAACAATGTTGCTCAAGGATATTGCAAATGCTATCGCTGCAAATAATCCTGAAGTGTACCAATTAATCCTTTTGATCGATGAGCGTCCTGAAGAGGTAACTGACATGCAACGTAACGTTGATGGAGAAGTAATTGCCTCTACATTTGATAAAGAAGCACACGACCATGTAAAAGTGGCTAACATTGTTCTTGAAAAAGCAAAACGTATGGTAGAATGTGGTCACGATGTAGTGATCTTACTAGATTCTATTACAAGACTTGCGCGTGCCTACAACACGGTACAACCCGCAAGTGGTAAAGTTCTATCTGGTGGTGTAGATGCAAATGCATTACACAAACCTAAGCGCTTCTTTGGAGCGGCTCGTAACATTGAAGGTGGTGGATCACTATCTATCATTGCAACAGCACTAACAGAGACAGGCTCTAAAATGGACGAGGTCATCTTTGAAGAATTCAAAGGAACCGGTAACATGGAATTACAACTGGATAGAAACATATCTAACCGTCGGGTATTCCCTGCCATCGACCTTACCTCATCTTCCACACGTCGCGATGACTTATTGCTCGATGAAAAAACGATGAAACACATGTGGATTTTACGCAAGTATCTCGCTGATATGAATCCAGTAGAAGCTATGGAGTTTATCTCACAAAAAATGAAGAAAACTCGTAATAACGAGGAGTTCCTTGCTACTATGAATGAATAG
- a CDS encoding M16 family metallopeptidase: MNLVKFLASAVVVIAFISCNNDSQETQTGKNSFTTEISIPFEKHTLDNGLTVLFHEDKSDPVVAVALTAHVGSAREKEGKTGFAHLFEHLLFLESENLGKGGLDAMSARIGGAGANGSTSRDVTNYYQTVPKDALEKMIWAEADKLGYFINTVTDPVLAKEKQVVKNEKRQSVDNNAYGHESYVVGKNLYPEGHPYNWQVIGSLDDLQNASLQDVKDFYNDWYTPNNAVLTIAGDFDKDQALKWVEKYFGEIKRGKEVEKTKVAPVQLVSNKNLYYEDNFAQTPRLGMTWPTVPNYHKDSYALKVLGTYLSNGKKAPLNEVVVEGDQVADQAYAYNYTSELAGQFSVVARAYDGVDLDSVLTSVTKAMALFEKNGISQNDLDRIKTGEETDFYQGLSSVLGKGFQLTQYQILAGDAGFLTEDVKNMQAVTVEDVKNVYKKYIKGQHYVMTSFVPKGSTALAVRGAQMAQVIEEQIVEGAEESFDASIAAEYEPTPSSFDRTIEPAYGSTPTLAIPKVYREKLSSGIKVLGIEDNEVPLVQLQLEIKGGMLLESTDKIGVSGMLADLMNKGTVTKTPAELEDAIDQLGASINVRSSNQSISVSASSLSRNYEEVMKLVNEVLLEPRWDEVEFDLIKQQTLSQIQQQKASPRAIAGNQFDKLVYGKDHILAQNNLGTAESVEKITIEDLKSYYNNYITPQLTSFKVVGDITKGDVTSSLQTLNEKWAKKDVHIPEIAPIQTPVSSKVYFYDVPNAKQSILSFGHSSIPSTHQDYYKVEVLNYRLGGGGFASQLTQELREGKGYTYGIRSEYSGSPIAGVFNISSGVRSNVTYESTALVKEILSNYGANFTQEDLEITKSYMIKSSARAFESQGAKLRMLSNIEEDQLPADYALRRQEVVKTLNLEDIKNLAQEYIHPEQMIYLIVGDKATQFDKLEKLGFGKPILLN, encoded by the coding sequence ATGAATTTAGTTAAGTTTCTAGCATCGGCGGTTGTAGTAATCGCTTTTATCTCTTGTAACAATGATTCACAAGAAACGCAAACAGGTAAAAACAGCTTCACCACTGAAATCTCAATACCATTTGAGAAACATACCTTAGATAATGGTTTAACAGTTCTTTTTCACGAAGACAAATCAGACCCCGTTGTTGCTGTAGCCCTAACTGCTCATGTAGGAAGTGCAAGGGAAAAAGAAGGTAAAACTGGTTTTGCACATCTTTTTGAACATCTATTATTCTTAGAGTCAGAAAACTTAGGCAAAGGCGGTCTCGATGCTATGAGCGCAAGAATAGGTGGCGCCGGCGCAAATGGATCTACCAGCCGCGATGTAACTAATTATTACCAAACTGTTCCTAAAGATGCTTTAGAAAAAATGATCTGGGCCGAAGCAGATAAATTAGGTTACTTTATAAATACCGTGACTGATCCAGTTCTTGCAAAGGAAAAACAAGTCGTAAAAAATGAAAAAAGACAAAGCGTAGACAACAACGCTTACGGTCATGAATCTTACGTAGTAGGTAAAAACCTATATCCTGAAGGACATCCATACAATTGGCAAGTGATAGGTTCTTTAGACGATTTACAAAACGCATCTCTTCAAGATGTAAAGGATTTTTATAATGACTGGTACACGCCTAACAATGCTGTTCTTACAATCGCAGGAGATTTTGATAAAGATCAAGCTTTAAAATGGGTAGAAAAGTATTTTGGCGAAATTAAAAGAGGTAAAGAAGTAGAAAAAACTAAAGTTGCACCCGTACAACTCGTTAGCAACAAGAATCTTTACTACGAAGATAATTTTGCGCAAACGCCTCGTCTAGGAATGACCTGGCCTACAGTTCCTAATTACCACAAAGATTCTTATGCACTAAAAGTGTTAGGGACTTATTTATCTAACGGTAAAAAAGCGCCTTTGAATGAAGTAGTTGTTGAAGGGGATCAAGTGGCAGACCAAGCTTATGCCTATAATTATACATCAGAGCTTGCTGGCCAATTTAGTGTTGTTGCAAGAGCATATGATGGCGTTGATCTCGACAGTGTTTTGACCAGCGTAACTAAAGCAATGGCCCTATTTGAAAAAAATGGTATATCACAAAATGATTTGGACCGTATTAAAACTGGGGAAGAAACTGATTTTTACCAAGGGCTCTCCAGTGTGTTAGGGAAAGGTTTTCAATTGACTCAATATCAAATTCTCGCTGGTGATGCAGGATTTTTAACTGAGGATGTGAAAAATATGCAAGCAGTTACAGTAGAAGATGTCAAAAATGTTTATAAAAAATATATCAAAGGACAGCACTATGTGATGACCAGCTTTGTACCTAAAGGCAGTACTGCTCTAGCGGTAAGAGGTGCTCAAATGGCTCAAGTAATAGAAGAGCAAATCGTAGAAGGTGCAGAAGAATCTTTTGATGCAAGCATCGCAGCCGAATATGAACCTACACCATCCAGTTTTGATAGAACAATAGAACCCGCATACGGCTCCACACCTACTCTAGCCATTCCTAAAGTATACCGAGAAAAATTAAGCTCAGGTATTAAAGTATTGGGAATTGAAGACAATGAAGTGCCTTTGGTACAATTACAATTGGAGATCAAAGGCGGTATGCTATTAGAAAGCACCGACAAAATAGGTGTATCTGGAATGCTAGCTGATTTAATGAATAAGGGAACAGTAACAAAAACACCTGCTGAATTAGAAGATGCCATCGACCAGTTAGGAGCCTCTATTAATGTAAGGTCAAGTAATCAAAGTATTTCTGTTAGTGCCAGTTCTTTATCTCGTAATTATGAGGAAGTGATGAAACTTGTAAATGAAGTATTGTTAGAACCTCGTTGGGATGAAGTTGAATTTGATTTGATCAAACAACAAACTTTGAGTCAGATCCAACAACAAAAAGCAAGTCCTAGAGCTATAGCTGGGAATCAATTTGATAAGCTTGTTTATGGAAAAGACCACATCTTAGCTCAAAATAATTTAGGAACTGCAGAAAGCGTTGAAAAGATTACTATTGAGGACCTCAAATCCTATTATAACAATTATATCACGCCACAGCTAACAAGTTTCAAAGTAGTGGGAGACATCACAAAAGGAGATGTGACTTCATCTCTTCAAACATTAAATGAAAAATGGGCTAAAAAGGATGTCCATATTCCTGAAATAGCTCCCATACAAACACCTGTTTCCTCTAAGGTTTATTTCTATGATGTTCCTAATGCCAAGCAATCCATATTGAGTTTTGGCCATTCAAGTATTCCATCGACCCATCAGGACTATTATAAAGTAGAGGTGTTGAATTATCGTCTAGGCGGTGGTGGCTTTGCTTCACAATTGACACAAGAATTGCGTGAGGGAAAAGGATATACTTACGGAATAAGATCCGAGTATAGCGGCTCTCCTATTGCCGGTGTATTTAATATAAGTAGTGGCGTACGCTCTAACGTAACCTATGAATCTACTGCTTTAGTAAAAGAAATTCTTTCTAATTATGGAGCTAACTTTACACAAGAAGATCTAGAAATTACTAAAAGCTATATGATCAAATCTAGCGCAAGAGCCTTTGAATCTCAAGGAGCTAAATTAAGAATGCTTTCTAACATTGAAGAAGATCAACTACCGGCAGAT
- a CDS encoding metallophosphoesterase family protein, which produces MKILLLSDTHSHLDDFIIKYVNQADEVWHAGDIGDLKVTDQIAALKPLRAVYGNIDDDQARMQFPLNNRFNCEGMDIWITHIGGYPGRYNQRVRSEIYSNPPDLFICGHSHILKVINDKKINCLHMNPGAIGMHGFHKKRTMLRFEINDGKISDLEVVEKDR; this is translated from the coding sequence ATGAAAATCCTACTCCTTTCTGACACCCACAGTCACCTAGATGATTTTATAATCAAATACGTCAACCAAGCCGATGAAGTATGGCATGCTGGAGATATAGGCGATTTAAAAGTTACCGATCAAATAGCAGCGCTAAAACCCTTAAGAGCCGTTTACGGCAATATTGATGATGACCAAGCACGAATGCAATTCCCTTTAAACAATAGATTTAATTGTGAAGGAATGGATATTTGGATCACTCATATAGGTGGCTATCCTGGAAGGTACAACCAGCGTGTACGATCTGAGATTTACAGCAACCCACCAGATCTATTTATTTGTGGCCACTCACATATTCTTAAAGTGATCAATGACAAAAAGATCAATTGCCTACACATGAATCCGGGGGCGATAGGAATGCACGGTTTTCATAAAAAACGCACGATGTTAAGATTTGAAATCAATGATGGAAAGATTAGTGATCTTGAAGTGGTGGAGAAAGATCGATAG
- the truA gene encoding tRNA pseudouridine(38-40) synthase TruA, with the protein MQEKSRYFIELAYDGTAYHGWQRQPQSISVQEVLEDGLQKMLREKIVVQGAGRTDAGVHAACMIAHFDVAGEIDLKHLVYRLNRWIPKDIAVYNIKPVTENAHARFHAYKRSYEYHFLLRPDPFQVRQAYVLFRKPDFELMQQAAAILPQYKDFECFSRTNTDVKTFICDLTEAHFEFQEHKVIFHITANRFLRNMVRAIVGTLLDIGYGKKTVEDMHKIIESKDRGQAGASAPAEGLFLTQIHYPKELFL; encoded by the coding sequence ATGCAAGAAAAATCAAGATATTTTATAGAGCTGGCTTACGACGGTACTGCCTATCATGGATGGCAGAGACAGCCGCAAAGTATTTCTGTGCAAGAAGTACTGGAAGATGGCTTGCAAAAAATGTTACGTGAAAAAATAGTCGTTCAAGGTGCTGGAAGAACTGATGCTGGAGTTCATGCAGCCTGTATGATTGCTCATTTTGATGTTGCAGGTGAAATAGATTTAAAACATTTAGTGTACCGATTGAACAGATGGATACCTAAAGATATCGCCGTATACAATATCAAACCTGTCACTGAGAATGCTCATGCTCGTTTTCATGCCTATAAGCGTTCTTACGAATATCATTTTTTATTGCGACCAGATCCGTTTCAAGTGCGCCAGGCATACGTGCTTTTTAGAAAGCCAGACTTTGAACTGATGCAACAAGCTGCTGCAATCCTACCTCAATACAAAGATTTTGAATGTTTTTCTAGGACCAATACAGATGTAAAAACTTTTATATGTGATCTTACCGAAGCTCATTTTGAATTCCAAGAGCATAAAGTAATTTTTCATATCACAGCAAACCGATTCTTACGCAACATGGTAAGGGCAATTGTAGGGACTTTATTAGATATAGGCTATGGTAAAAAGACTGTAGAAGACATGCATAAAATTATTGAGTCAAAAGACCGAGGTCAAGCCGGTGCAAGTGCTCCTGCTGAAGGCTTGTTTTTGACACAAATCCATTATCCTAAAGAGCTGTTTTTATGA
- a CDS encoding ferritin-like domain-containing protein, which translates to MTTVKTKKYLNALLEKTYDAQRGYSNAAEVTNHVQLKRWLAQQGVRRTEFAAVLTGEMKRINKTPELDGSFTGDMHRGWMNIKVALSLHKDESILEECLTGEKYAFQEYGKVLENKDELPPSVVSILQSQKDEIQSTVNEIMSLEDVAHKQHL; encoded by the coding sequence ATGACAACTGTAAAAACTAAAAAATACCTCAACGCCTTATTAGAGAAAACCTACGATGCACAACGTGGCTACTCAAATGCTGCCGAAGTAACTAACCACGTACAATTAAAAAGATGGCTCGCACAACAAGGGGTAAGACGTACTGAATTTGCTGCCGTGCTCACCGGAGAAATGAAAAGAATCAACAAAACACCCGAATTGGACGGTTCTTTCACTGGAGATATGCATAGAGGATGGATGAATATCAAAGTTGCCTTAAGTTTACATAAAGACGAGTCTATTTTAGAAGAGTGTCTCACTGGAGAAAAATATGCCTTTCAAGAATACGGTAAAGTTTTAGAAAACAAAGACGAATTACCTCCTAGCGTTGTTTCCATACTTCAATCACAAAAAGATGAAATACAATCTACAGTAAATGAAATCATGTCTTTAGAAGATGTAGCGCATAAGCAACATCTGTAA